From Brassica oleracea var. oleracea cultivar TO1000 chromosome C3, BOL, whole genome shotgun sequence, a single genomic window includes:
- the LOC106331609 gene encoding cold-inducible RNA-binding protein A-like: MTMEDANSVYVGGLPYDVTEEALRRVFSTYGTVVDIKIVNDRSVRGKCYGFVTFSNRRSADDAIQDMDGKIIGGRAVRVNEVTTRFGGQGRFQPQSPSDGRSDFGYERDRFSDRSRERDRSQDRRRAYERSHGFEGRNDHGMLDRDGYKERGFEEGDWRGDRSFEDNGRGVHRASSDEETKREDSTMLDGGRGRDGKDHFSNSSGDRSFQVKEELEALIKTHDVLQDEVLVMEERLEVKEVLCSELEKKSKRLEDLLSNEKKLTSQRRKELAKLHKSYSKVRECGDNLKGCEQELQSLVNSAAREGVAGADEGLENGYVQYKV; this comes from the exons ATGACGATGGAGGATGCTAACTCCGTCTACGTCGGCGGCCTCCCTTACGACGTCACCGAGGAAGCTCTCCGCCGTGTTTTCTCCACTTACGGCACCGTTGTCGACATTAAG ATTGTGAATGATCGGAGTGTAAGAGGGAAATGCTACGGCTTCGTTACATTTTCGAATCGTCGATCTGCTGATGATGCTATCCAAGACATGGATGGCAAA ATTATTGGTGGGCGTGCGGTGCGTGTGAATGAGGTGACAACAAGATTTGGTGGTCAGGGGAGGTTTCAACCACAAAGCCCCTCTGATGGGAGAAGTGATTTTGGTTATGAAAGGGATCGGTTTAGTGATAGGTCACGGGAACGGGATAGGTCTCAGGACAGGAGAAGAGCTTATGAACGTTCACATGGTTTCGAGGGGAGAAATGATCATGGTATGCTGGATAGGGATGGTTACAAGGAGAGAGGTTTCGAAGAAGGAGATTGGCGTGGGGATAGGTCTTTTGAGGATAATGGTAGGGGGGTTCACAGGGCCAGTTCTGACGAAGAAACAAAGAGAGAAGATAG TACCATGCTTGATGGTGGGCGTGGTAGAGATGGCAAAGATCACTTCTCTAACTCAAGTGGAGATCGCAGCTTTCAG GTGAAAGAAGAATTGGAAGCGCTGATCAAGACGCATGACGTGCTTCAAGATGAG GTTCTGGTGATGGAAGAGAGATTGGAAGTAAAAGAAGTTCTGTGCTCAGAGCTAGAGAAGAAGTCTAAG AGATTAGAAGATTTATTGAGCAATGAAAAGAAACTGACTTCACAACGCCGAAAAGAATTGGCAAAG CTACACAAATCATATTCAAAGGTCAGAGAGTGCGGTGACAACCTGAAAGGCTGCGAACAGGAACTCCAG TCGCTTGTTAATTCAGCAGCTAGAGAAGGCGTGGCTGGTGCTGATGAAGGACTAGAAAACGGGTATGTGCAGTACAAGGTGTAG
- the LOC106331385 gene encoding probable plastid-lipid-associated protein 8, chloroplastic, producing the protein MATAASSLTIASSFSEPRTQIRSSKRSNLPVLQFSIPYKANSRSRRLVVRSVSAPNVEIRTGPDDLISSLLSKVANSDGGVTLSPEQHKEVAKVAGELQKYCVSEPVKCPLIFGDWDVVYCSVPTSPGGGYRSVIGRLFFRTNEMIQGIDSPDIVRNRVSFTALGFLDGDVSLTGKLKVLDSEWVQVIFEPPELKVGSLEFKYGFESEVKLRITYVDEKLRLGLGSRGSLFVFRRRQ; encoded by the exons ATGGCTACGGCTGCTTCTTCCCTTACGATCGCGTCGTCGTTCTCGGAACCACGGACTCAGATCCGTTCATCGAAACGCTCGAACCTTCCAGTACTCCAATTCTCCATCCCGTATAAGGCTAATTCACGGAGCAGGAGACTCGTCGTACGCTCCGTTTCAGCGCCCAACGTTGAGATCCGTACCGGACCCGATGATCTCATTTCATCCCTCCTCTCTAAG GTTGCGAACAGCGATGGAGGTGTGACGCTTAGCCCTGAGCAACACAAAGAGGTGGCAAAAGTGGCTGGAGAGCTTCAAAAGTACTGTGTGAGCGAGCCTGTTAAGTGCCCTCTCATCTTCGGAG ATTGGGACGTGGTGTACTGTTCTGTACCGACATCTCCTGGTGGAGGCTACAGAAGCGTGATAGGGCGTCTCTTCTTCAGAACTAATGAGATGATCCAAGGCATTGATTCTCCTGATATAGTGAGGAACCGAGTTTCCTTTACTGCGTTGGGTTTTCTTGACGGAGACGTCTCCTTGACAG GGAAGCTGAAAGTGTTGGACAGTGAGTGGGTTCAGGTGATATTCGAGCCTCCGGAACTCAAGGTTGGTTCTCTGGAGTTTAAATATGGGTTTGAAAGCGAAGTGAAGCTTAGGATCACATACGTTGATGAGAAACTTAGGTTGGGATTAGGGTCTAGAGGATCGTTGTTCGTCTTCAGGAGGCGTCAGTAA
- the LOC106335889 gene encoding protein transport protein SEC31-like has translation MNDQSKLMNPPQMIAQPPPQRMIPPQPSLMNPVQPRIMNQAHPIIGLNHQPPVMMSNNNNQTLMMNPRSFNFNPSMSSEYQNFGSNHTKTNRSNSNNWKGKKIITDKRPPPMMRMYNPPPPQQPGGGYKPPTLNELQSQNRLKTKKFYPKKKYGNSNNRYVPYAPRNTTSFIIRAKKSGGIAELVSPCPVTPAILQTPMFSPSREVLGDMAKEEWGVDGYGSMKGLIRLRSDGHDDDEDEDEEGGSSGSDVEEHVEVERRLDHDLSRFEMIHPSYGGYEYNNVLESRVDDQDSHIAQLEEENLTLKERLFLMERELGDLRRRLQYLERRNMVEEVVENESGSEGDDTGGSDSRTSGDGKGNHVAGGEGVAVKDVNDEKSIVDEAEGDPK, from the coding sequence ATGAACGATCAATCTAAGCTCATGAATCCGCCACAGATGATAGCTCAACCTCCTCCGCAGAGGATGATTCCACCTCAGCCGTCCCTAATGAACCCGGTTCAGCCTCGGATTATGAACCAGGCTCATCCGATTATCGGTTTAAACCATCAGCCACCGGTTATGATGAGCAACAACAACAACCAGACTCTGATGATGAATCCCCGGAGCTTCAACTTTAACCCTAGCATGAGCTCGGAGTATCAGAACTTCGGATCTAACCATACCAAAACGAACCGGAGCAACAGCAACAACTGGAAAGGGAAGAAGATCATAACCGATAAGAGACCACCACCGATGATGAGGATGTACAACCCTCCTCCGCCGCAACAACCTGGCGGCGGTTACAAGCCACCGACGCTCAACGAGCTCCAATCTCAGAATCGATTAAAAACGAAGAAGTTTTATCCGAAGAAGAAGTACGGTAACAGTAACAACCGATACGTTCCCTACGCGCCGAGGAACACGACGTCGTTTATCATCCGAGCGAAGAAATCCGGCGGAATCGCCGAGCTGGTGTCTCCGTGCCCCGTGACGCCGGCGATACTTCAGACGCCGATGTTTTCTCCGTCGAGGGAGGTTTTGGGAGATATGGCGAAGGAGGAGTGGGGCGTTGACGGTTACGGATCCATGAAGGGGCTGATTAGGCTGAGATCTGATGGACATGATGATGATGAGGATGAGGATGAAGAAGGAGGATCGAGTGGGAGTGATGTGGAGGAGCATGTGGAGGTTGAGAGGAGGTTGGATCATGATTTGAGTAGGTTTGAGATGATTCATCCGAGCTACGGTGGTTATGAGTATAACAATGTGTTGGAGAGTCGAGTTGATGATCAGGATAGTCATATTGCGCAGCTTGAGGAAGAGAACTTGACGTTGAAGGAGAGGCTGTTCTTGATGGAGAGGGAGTTGGGTGACTTGAGGAGGAGGTTGCAGTATCTTGAAAGGAGGAATATGGTGGAAGAAGTTGTGGAGAATGAGTCTGGAAGTGAGGGTGATGACACTGGGGGGTCTGATTCGCGTACTAGTGGTGATGGCAAGGGGAACCATGTGGCTGGAGGAGAGGGTGTTGCGGTGAAAGATGTTAATGATGAGAAGAGCATTGTGGATGAAGCGGAAGGAGACCCAAAATAA